In one window of Streptomyces griseus subsp. griseus DNA:
- a CDS encoding extracellular solute-binding protein, whose amino-acid sequence MKYRLLAGGSVLVLAAALSSCSSPSGSASGDGRTRVDVWLMRDSVSDTFQKEFTADFAKRHPEIDVKIQIQEWDGIGQKITAALASNDAPDVIEAGNTQVAQYAESGGLLDLSDRKDELNGADWLSGLAEPGAYEGKQYGIPYYAANRVVIHRTDLFEKAGVDAKAIKTREQWIDATTKLNTGGTQGIYLPGQMWYALAGFIWDEGGDLATESGGKWSGALDTPEALRGMAFYEELQALGKGPKDSDEDDPPQAEVMAQGQVAQVISTPGGANVIVEKNPGLKGKLAFFPIPGKTADTPGAVFTGGSDLVVPAAAAHPEEAVTFIKELTGNAWQKKLAVAMSYVPNRTSLASAVAGDPGAAAMAVGAANGHATPNTPGWAAVEAENPIKDYMTAVLTGRDPVKEAAKASQDISRAMNAGS is encoded by the coding sequence GTGAAGTACCGCTTGCTTGCCGGTGGGTCCGTGCTCGTTCTGGCCGCCGCGCTCAGTTCCTGTAGTTCGCCGTCCGGCTCCGCGAGCGGGGACGGGCGGACGAGGGTGGACGTCTGGCTGATGCGCGACAGCGTCTCGGACACCTTTCAGAAGGAGTTCACGGCCGACTTCGCGAAGCGCCACCCGGAGATCGATGTGAAGATCCAGATCCAGGAGTGGGACGGCATCGGCCAGAAGATCACCGCCGCCCTGGCCAGCAACGACGCCCCGGACGTCATCGAGGCGGGCAACACCCAGGTGGCGCAGTACGCCGAGAGCGGCGGGCTTCTCGACCTCAGCGACCGCAAGGACGAGCTGAACGGCGCGGACTGGCTGAGCGGCCTGGCGGAGCCCGGGGCGTACGAGGGGAAGCAGTACGGCATCCCGTACTACGCGGCCAACCGGGTGGTCATCCACCGCACCGACCTCTTCGAGAAGGCGGGCGTCGACGCGAAGGCGATCAAGACCCGCGAGCAGTGGATCGACGCCACGACCAAGCTCAACACGGGCGGTACACAGGGCATCTACCTGCCCGGCCAGATGTGGTACGCGCTGGCCGGCTTCATCTGGGACGAGGGCGGCGACCTCGCCACCGAGTCCGGGGGGAAGTGGTCCGGCGCGCTGGACACCCCCGAGGCCCTGCGCGGTATGGCGTTCTACGAGGAGCTCCAGGCGCTCGGCAAGGGGCCCAAGGACTCCGACGAGGACGATCCGCCGCAGGCCGAGGTGATGGCGCAGGGGCAGGTGGCCCAGGTCATCTCCACCCCCGGCGGGGCCAACGTCATCGTGGAGAAGAACCCCGGACTCAAGGGCAAGCTCGCCTTCTTCCCCATCCCGGGCAAGACGGCCGACACCCCCGGCGCGGTCTTCACCGGCGGCTCGGACCTCGTCGTACCGGCCGCCGCCGCCCACCCCGAGGAGGCGGTCACCTTCATCAAGGAGCTGACCGGCAACGCCTGGCAGAAGAAGCTCGCCGTCGCCATGAGCTACGTGCCGAACCGCACCTCGCTCGCCTCCGCCGTGGCCGGTGACCCGGGGGCGGCGGCGATGGCGGTCGGCGCCGCCAACGGCCATGCCACGCCCAACACCCCGGGATGGGCGGCGGTCGAGGCGGAGAACCCGATCAAGGACTACATGACCGCCGTGCTCACCGGGCGCGACCCGGTCAAGGAGGCGGCGAAGGCCTCGCAGGACATCAGCCGGGCCATGAACGCCGGTTCCTGA
- a CDS encoding GntR family transcriptional regulator → MDTDVPGTVLKRERTRDAVLELIESRSPGDAIPSERALCSLLGVSRPTVRAAVDELVAAGLLVREHGRGMFVAPAKITQELVAGDRSLAVPQAAGAWSSRLLEFTTLQAGARVGRKLRMSPAAEIVYVARLRLVDGAPMAIEHLHIRAGLVPGLSAQELESGDLYEHLRTTHDVHVHEAVQAIEPTVVTRAEAKLLDVPELSPALLFERLTSDTAGRPVEYVHSLYRGDRYRIVSRLALGRAAEVFPDREGHHPGIPPGDFAHGDAITSSTRGDIQTGA, encoded by the coding sequence ATGGACACGGATGTGCCGGGGACGGTGCTCAAACGGGAGCGGACGCGCGATGCGGTCCTGGAGCTGATCGAGTCGCGCAGCCCCGGCGACGCGATCCCCTCGGAGCGGGCCCTGTGCTCCCTGCTGGGTGTGTCGCGGCCCACCGTGCGCGCGGCGGTCGACGAGCTGGTCGCCGCCGGGCTCCTGGTGCGCGAGCACGGCCGGGGGATGTTCGTCGCGCCCGCCAAGATCACCCAGGAGCTGGTGGCGGGGGACCGGTCGCTGGCCGTGCCGCAGGCGGCGGGCGCCTGGTCGAGTCGGCTGCTGGAGTTCACCACCCTCCAGGCGGGGGCCCGGGTCGGCCGCAAGCTGCGGATGTCACCCGCCGCCGAGATCGTCTACGTGGCCCGGCTGCGGCTGGTCGACGGGGCGCCGATGGCCATCGAGCACCTGCACATCCGGGCCGGGCTGGTGCCCGGCCTCAGCGCGCAGGAGCTGGAGAGCGGGGATCTCTACGAGCACCTGCGCACCACCCATGACGTACACGTCCACGAGGCGGTCCAGGCGATCGAACCCACGGTCGTCACCCGCGCCGAGGCGAAGCTCCTCGACGTCCCCGAGCTCTCCCCGGCCCTGCTCTTCGAACGGCTGACCTCCGACACGGCCGGGCGGCCGGTGGAGTACGTCCACTCGCTCTACCGGGGCGACCGCTACCGGATCGTCTCCCGCCTCGCCCTCGGCCGGGCCGCCGAGGTCTTCCCGGACCGGGAGGGTCACCACCCGGGCATCCCGCCGGGCGACTTCGCGCACGGCGACGCGATCACCTCCTCGACCAGGGGAGACATCCAGACGGGGGCCTGA
- a CDS encoding lactonase family protein, whose amino-acid sequence MNAVPNPASGRPSVGRRSLLGGLLAGAAALVAAPALSASAHAAARPAPAATRRLLLGTYTSAEGGGTGIGTATYDTATGAMTPGAVITGVENPSYLALHPSGSTVYAVAEQDAGAVTAVALAPDGTYDVLGTRPTGGSGPTHLSVHPSGDWLLSANYTSGSVAVHPIAADGSLGERTDLVTHSSPPPGPGQSGPHAHQIVTSPDGGHVLAVDLGTDTVYTYRLDTSAGTLTEVSRAALAPGSGPRHLTFHPGGRSAYLACELDNTTVVCAYDPGNGTLTPGPGQSTGAETGYPAQLVVTGDGSYAYLANRGPNSLTRYAVEDGGAALRLLDTVPVGGDWPRQLALSPDSSLLFAANQRSATVTAFRVGDDGSLASAGDALPAPVAVCVLPLP is encoded by the coding sequence ATGAACGCCGTACCCAACCCTGCCTCCGGGCGCCCGAGCGTCGGCCGCCGAAGCCTCCTCGGCGGCCTGCTCGCGGGAGCCGCCGCCCTGGTGGCCGCCCCCGCCCTCTCCGCGTCGGCCCACGCCGCCGCCCGGCCGGCCCCCGCCGCCACCCGCCGCCTCCTCCTCGGCACCTACACCTCCGCCGAGGGCGGCGGCACCGGCATCGGCACCGCCACGTACGACACCGCCACCGGAGCGATGACCCCGGGGGCCGTGATCACCGGCGTCGAGAACCCCTCCTACCTGGCCCTCCACCCCTCCGGCTCCACCGTCTACGCCGTCGCCGAGCAGGACGCCGGCGCGGTCACCGCCGTGGCGCTCGCGCCGGACGGGACGTACGACGTGCTCGGCACCCGCCCCACCGGCGGCTCCGGCCCCACCCACCTCTCCGTCCACCCGTCCGGGGACTGGCTCCTCAGCGCGAACTACACCTCCGGCAGCGTCGCCGTGCACCCCATCGCGGCGGACGGCTCGCTCGGCGAGCGCACCGACCTGGTCACGCACAGCTCCCCGCCGCCCGGTCCCGGCCAGAGCGGGCCGCACGCCCACCAGATCGTCACCTCGCCCGACGGCGGCCACGTCCTCGCCGTCGACCTCGGCACCGACACGGTGTACACGTACCGACTCGACACCTCCGCCGGAACGCTCACCGAGGTCTCCCGCGCCGCCCTGGCCCCCGGCTCCGGCCCGCGCCACCTCACCTTCCACCCCGGCGGGCGCTCCGCCTATCTGGCCTGCGAGCTGGACAACACCACGGTCGTCTGCGCGTACGACCCCGGGAACGGAACCCTCACGCCCGGCCCCGGCCAGTCCACCGGGGCGGAGACCGGCTACCCGGCCCAGCTGGTCGTCACCGGCGACGGCTCGTACGCGTACCTCGCCAACCGGGGCCCCAACAGCCTCACCCGTTACGCGGTGGAGGACGGCGGAGCGGCCCTGCGACTGCTGGACACCGTGCCCGTCGGCGGGGACTGGCCGCGCCAGCTCGCCCTGTCCCCGGACAGCTCCCTGCTCTTCGCCGCCAACCAGCGCTCCGCCACCGTCACCGCCTTCCGGGTGGGCGACGACGGCTCCCTGGCCTCGGCGGGCGACGCGCTCCCGGCGCCGGTCGCGGTCTGCGTCCTGCCGCTGCCGTGA
- a CDS encoding helix-turn-helix domain-containing protein, producing the protein MTESADHSPVTVDHPFVSAVKPLVDAMGAELLGPDQAQPDDVVLAWEGRDVIAVRLPQLSDSLDHILAALERRHGMPLADLDRKAKQSVVRTLEARGAFSVRHGVETVAGALGVSRFTVYNYLNREHSAKGE; encoded by the coding sequence GTGACCGAATCCGCCGATCACTCTCCGGTCACCGTCGACCACCCCTTCGTATCGGCCGTCAAACCGCTCGTCGACGCGATGGGCGCCGAGCTGCTCGGCCCCGACCAGGCCCAGCCGGACGATGTGGTGCTCGCGTGGGAGGGCCGGGACGTCATAGCCGTACGGCTGCCCCAGCTCTCCGACTCGTTGGACCACATCCTCGCCGCGCTGGAGCGGCGGCACGGGATGCCGCTCGCCGACCTGGACCGGAAGGCCAAGCAGTCCGTCGTCCGGACCCTGGAGGCACGCGGTGCCTTCTCCGTACGACACGGGGTGGAGACCGTGGCCGGCGCCCTGGGCGTCTCCCGGTTCACCGTGTACAACTACCTGAACCGGGAACATTCGGCCAAGGGTGAGTAG
- the uraD gene encoding 2-oxo-4-hydroxy-4-carboxy-5-ureidoimidazoline decarboxylase: MTSSSTPGLTRFNTLADGDSTPALHEVCASAAWGETVLAGRPYATEEALLSASDAAMAELTAEDLAEAMAGHPPIGRPKPGDPTSSREQRGMAGASEELKTEMLELNLAYQERFGHVFLICATGATGEQMRDAVRSRIGNSPEQEQEIVRTELGKINRIRLTRLVRETLAEEAPAQES; this comes from the coding sequence GTGACTTCGAGCTCCACACCGGGCCTCACCCGGTTCAACACCCTGGCGGACGGTGATTCCACCCCCGCACTGCACGAGGTCTGTGCCAGTGCGGCCTGGGGAGAGACCGTCCTCGCCGGTCGTCCGTACGCCACCGAGGAAGCCCTGCTCTCCGCCAGCGACGCCGCCATGGCCGAGCTGACCGCGGAGGACCTGGCCGAGGCGATGGCGGGCCACCCGCCGATCGGCCGCCCGAAGCCGGGCGACCCGACCTCCTCCCGCGAGCAGCGGGGGATGGCCGGCGCCTCCGAGGAGCTCAAGACCGAGATGCTCGAACTGAACCTGGCCTACCAGGAGCGGTTCGGACATGTCTTCCTGATCTGTGCCACCGGTGCCACCGGTGAGCAGATGCGCGACGCGGTGAGGTCCCGGATCGGGAACTCGCCCGAGCAGGAGCAGGAGATCGTGCGCACCGAACTGGGCAAGATCAACCGCATCCGGCTGACCCGTCTCGTACGGGAGACCCTCGCAGAGGAAGCTCCCGCACAGGAGTCCTGA
- the uraH gene encoding hydroxyisourate hydrolase, which produces MSTDTTASVSTHILDTSIGRPAASVAVSLAARSGSDAPYVTLGASATDADGRCKDLPALPEGTTHVRLAFDTETYFSKKQAEAQQDAPRVRDSGAFFPEVTIAFAVVPGEHYHVPLLLNPFGYSVYRGS; this is translated from the coding sequence TTGAGTACCGACACGACCGCGTCGGTGTCCACGCACATCCTGGACACCTCCATCGGCCGCCCCGCCGCGTCCGTCGCCGTCTCGCTCGCCGCCCGCAGCGGCAGCGACGCGCCGTACGTGACGCTCGGAGCCTCCGCGACCGATGCGGACGGGCGCTGCAAGGACCTGCCGGCGCTGCCGGAGGGAACCACCCATGTACGCCTCGCCTTCGACACCGAGACGTACTTTTCCAAGAAGCAAGCCGAGGCGCAGCAGGACGCCCCCCGCGTAAGGGACAGCGGCGCGTTCTTCCCGGAAGTGACGATCGCCTTCGCGGTCGTGCCGGGCGAGCACTATCACGTACCGCTGCTGCTCAACCCGTTCGGCTACTCCGTTTACCGAGGGAGCTAG
- the pucL gene encoding factor-independent urate hydroxylase, which produces MPTILGQNQYGKAENRVVKITRDGDTHHIKDLNVSVALSGDMDDVHYSGSNANVLPTDTTKNTVFAFAKEHGIESAEQFGIHLARHFVSSQEPIHRARIRIEEYAWERIATSDGNSKFIGADEVKHSFARKGMETRVSQITYDGESWEVISGLKDLTVMNSTNSEFWGYVKDKYTTLKEAYDRILATDVSARWRYNWTSDEQPMPNWEKSYEQARKHMLQAFAETYSLSLQQTLYQMGSRIINSRSEIDEIRFSLPNNHHFLVDLEPFGLKNDNEVYFAADRPYGLIEATVLRDGVEPKIPVDMTNL; this is translated from the coding sequence ATGCCCACGATTCTCGGCCAGAACCAGTACGGCAAAGCAGAGAACCGCGTCGTTAAGATCACGCGGGACGGCGACACCCACCACATCAAGGACCTGAACGTCTCGGTCGCCCTCTCCGGCGACATGGACGACGTGCACTACTCCGGCTCCAACGCCAACGTCCTGCCGACCGACACCACCAAGAACACGGTGTTCGCGTTCGCCAAGGAGCACGGGATCGAGTCCGCCGAGCAGTTCGGCATCCACCTCGCCCGGCACTTCGTCTCCTCGCAGGAGCCGATCCACCGCGCCCGCATCCGGATCGAGGAGTACGCCTGGGAGCGCATCGCGACCTCCGACGGCAACTCCAAGTTCATCGGCGCCGACGAGGTCAAGCACTCCTTCGCCCGCAAGGGCATGGAGACCCGCGTCTCCCAGATCACCTACGACGGGGAGAGCTGGGAGGTCATCTCGGGCCTCAAGGACCTCACCGTGATGAACTCGACCAACTCCGAGTTCTGGGGCTACGTCAAGGACAAGTACACGACGCTGAAGGAGGCGTACGACCGCATCCTGGCGACCGACGTCTCCGCGCGCTGGCGCTACAACTGGACCAGCGACGAGCAGCCCATGCCGAACTGGGAGAAGTCCTACGAGCAGGCGCGCAAGCACATGCTCCAGGCCTTCGCCGAGACGTACTCCCTCTCGCTCCAGCAGACCCTTTACCAGATGGGTTCGCGCATCATCAACAGCCGCAGCGAGATCGACGAGATCCGCTTCTCGCTGCCGAACAACCACCACTTCCTGGTGGACCTCGAACCGTTCGGACTCAAGAACGACAACGAGGTCTACTTCGCGGCGGACCGTCCCTACGGTCTGATCGAGGCCACCGTGCTCCGCGACGGCGTCGAGCCGAAGATCCCGGTCGACATGACCAACCTCTGA